In a genomic window of Nocardia fluminea:
- a CDS encoding sigma-70 family RNA polymerase sigma factor, with amino-acid sequence MTQNGFRSEAFPPIVDSAVTARAAEGVELAALLERCGLSDQQAFAELYDRTSARVFGLVLRVLHDPGYAEETTQEVYLQIWRTATSFDPAKGSAVTWLMTLAHRRAVDRVRAEQAHTQREVAYGIRVLGHEFDEVTEEVERRLEQQAVQRGLSTLTETQREAISLAYYGGRTYAEVAQYLGIGLPTVKSRIRDGLTRLKKSLGVT; translated from the coding sequence ATGACACAGAATGGGTTCCGAAGCGAAGCCTTTCCACCGATCGTGGATTCTGCGGTTACCGCACGCGCGGCCGAAGGAGTCGAGCTAGCTGCACTGCTGGAACGATGCGGTCTGTCCGACCAGCAGGCCTTTGCCGAGCTGTACGACCGAACGTCCGCGCGCGTTTTCGGCCTGGTCCTGCGGGTGCTCCACGACCCCGGGTACGCGGAGGAGACCACTCAGGAGGTCTATCTCCAGATCTGGCGTACCGCCACGAGTTTCGACCCCGCCAAGGGGTCGGCGGTGACCTGGCTGATGACGTTGGCGCACCGGCGCGCGGTCGACCGGGTTCGCGCCGAGCAAGCCCACACCCAGCGCGAGGTCGCGTACGGGATCAGGGTGCTCGGCCACGAATTCGACGAGGTCACCGAGGAGGTGGAACGCAGACTGGAACAACAGGCCGTCCAGCGTGGGCTCTCGACCCTTACCGAGACCCAACGCGAGGCGATCTCGCTCGCCTACTACGGCGGGCGGACCTACGCGGAGGTAGCGCAATACCTCGGCATCGGGTTACCGACCGTTAAGTCCCGAATTCGGGACGGATTGACACGACTGAAGAAAAGTTTGGGGGTGACGTGA
- a CDS encoding RskA family anti-sigma factor produces MNEAQIDLAHTVALGLIDDEDHHAIQTIIDTEDSILCTQFLREVRDTREVLAQLASATPTPPPPSLRERLLAALDAEDPPVAS; encoded by the coding sequence ATGAACGAAGCCCAGATCGATCTCGCGCACACCGTCGCGCTCGGATTGATCGACGACGAAGACCATCACGCGATCCAGACCATCATCGATACCGAAGACTCCATCCTGTGTACGCAGTTCCTGCGAGAGGTTCGCGATACCCGCGAAGTTCTCGCCCAGCTCGCGTCCGCAACCCCCACCCCACCGCCTCCGTCTCTGCGCGAGCGTTTACTCGCCGCGCTCGACGCCGAAGATCCGCCGGTCGCCAGCTAG
- the groL gene encoding chaperonin GroEL (60 kDa chaperone family; promotes refolding of misfolded polypeptides especially under stressful conditions; forms two stacked rings of heptamers to form a barrel-shaped 14mer; ends can be capped by GroES; misfolded proteins enter the barrel where they are refolded when GroES binds): protein MPKQIEFDEKARRALERGVDKLADAVKVTLGPRGRHVVLAKAFGGPTVTNDGVTIAREIDLEDPFENLGAQLVKSVATKTNDVAGDGTTTATVLAQAFVRGGLKNVAAGANPITLGQGIAAAAEKVSEVLLALATPVSGEKAIAQVATVSSRDSEIGDMVGKALTTVGKDGVVTVEESSTTNTELVITEGVQFDKGYLSPYFQTDPETQQAVLEDTYILLHRDKISSLPDLLPLLEKIAESGKAVLIVAEDVDGEALSTLVVNSIRKTIKAVAVKAPFFGDRRKAFLDDLAVVTGGTVINPDLGVTLREATIEQLGQARRVVVTKDETVLIDGAGTDDEIKARSAQLRREIEASDSDWDREKLEERLAKLAGGVAVIKVGAATETALKERKYRVDDAVAAAKAAVEEGIVPGGGSALVIAAAALAELRDSFTGDKAVGVEVVRKGLEAPLYWIASNAGLDGAVVVAKVSEGKEGFNAATLTYGDLLADGVVDPVKVTRSAVVNAASVARMILTTESAIVEKPADADDDHGHHGHAH, encoded by the coding sequence ATGCCCAAGCAGATCGAGTTCGACGAAAAGGCTCGCCGGGCTCTGGAACGCGGTGTCGACAAGCTGGCCGACGCCGTCAAGGTGACCCTCGGCCCCCGCGGCCGGCATGTGGTGCTGGCCAAGGCTTTCGGTGGCCCGACCGTCACCAACGACGGCGTCACCATCGCGCGTGAGATCGACCTCGAGGACCCCTTCGAGAACCTCGGCGCTCAGCTCGTCAAGAGCGTCGCCACCAAGACCAACGACGTCGCGGGCGACGGCACCACCACCGCCACCGTGCTGGCCCAGGCGTTCGTGCGCGGCGGCCTGAAGAACGTCGCCGCGGGCGCCAACCCGATCACCCTCGGCCAGGGCATCGCCGCTGCCGCCGAGAAGGTGTCGGAGGTGCTGCTCGCGCTGGCCACCCCCGTCTCCGGCGAGAAGGCCATCGCCCAGGTCGCCACCGTCTCCTCGCGTGACTCCGAAATCGGTGACATGGTCGGCAAGGCCCTCACCACGGTCGGCAAGGACGGCGTCGTGACCGTCGAGGAGTCCTCGACCACGAACACCGAACTCGTCATCACCGAGGGCGTGCAGTTCGACAAGGGCTACCTCTCGCCCTACTTCCAGACCGATCCCGAGACCCAGCAGGCCGTGCTCGAGGACACCTACATCCTGCTGCACCGCGACAAGATCAGCTCGCTGCCCGATCTGCTGCCGCTGCTGGAGAAGATCGCCGAGTCCGGCAAGGCCGTGCTGATCGTGGCCGAGGACGTCGACGGCGAAGCGCTGTCGACCCTGGTGGTCAACTCGATCCGCAAGACCATCAAGGCCGTCGCCGTCAAGGCGCCGTTCTTCGGTGACCGCCGCAAGGCGTTCCTCGACGACCTGGCCGTCGTCACCGGTGGCACCGTGATCAACCCCGATCTCGGCGTCACCCTGCGCGAGGCCACCATCGAGCAGCTGGGTCAGGCGCGTCGCGTCGTCGTCACCAAGGACGAGACCGTGCTGATCGACGGCGCGGGCACCGATGACGAGATCAAGGCCCGCAGCGCGCAGCTGCGTCGCGAGATCGAGGCCTCGGACTCCGACTGGGATCGCGAGAAGCTCGAAGAGCGTCTGGCGAAGCTGGCCGGCGGCGTCGCGGTGATCAAGGTCGGCGCTGCCACCGAGACCGCGCTCAAGGAGCGCAAGTACCGCGTCGACGACGCGGTCGCCGCCGCCAAGGCCGCGGTCGAGGAGGGCATCGTCCCCGGTGGTGGCTCGGCGCTCGTGATCGCCGCTGCCGCGCTGGCCGAACTGCGCGACTCTTTCACCGGTGACAAGGCCGTCGGTGTCGAGGTGGTTCGCAAGGGCCTCGAGGCGCCGCTGTACTGGATCGCCAGCAACGCCGGTCTCGACGGTGCGGTTGTCGTCGCCAAGGTCTCCGAGGGCAAGGAAGGCTTCAACGCGGCCACCCTGACCTACGGCGACCTGCTCGCCGACGGCGTCGTCGACCCGGTCAAGGTGACCCGCTCCGCCGTGGTGAACGCCGCCTCGGTCGCGCGGATGATCCTGACCACCGAGAGTGCCATCGTGGAGAAGCCGGCCGACGCCGACGACGACCACGGGCACCACGGGCACGCGCACTGA
- the groES gene encoding co-chaperone GroES — MASVNIKPLEDKILVQANEAETTTASGLVIPDTAKEKPQEGTVIAVGAGRVTDKGDRIPVDVKEGDVVIYSKYGGTEIKYQGGEYLILSARDILAVVTK, encoded by the coding sequence GTGGCGAGCGTGAACATCAAGCCGCTCGAGGACAAGATCCTCGTCCAGGCCAACGAGGCCGAGACGACGACGGCCTCCGGCCTGGTCATCCCGGACACGGCCAAGGAGAAGCCGCAGGAGGGCACCGTCATTGCCGTCGGAGCGGGCCGCGTCACCGATAAGGGTGACCGCATCCCGGTCGACGTCAAGGAAGGCGACGTCGTCATCTACAGCAAGTACGGCGGCACCGAGATCAAGTACCAGGGTGGGGAATACCTCATCCTCTCGGCGCGCGACATCCTGGCCGTCGTCACCAAGTAA
- a CDS encoding Hsp70 family protein, whose product MRTSLGISAGNEVVCSALVATGPAGEQTFDYRVVSADEAHSDLGDLVSSSIELMTTQLPVSQAAMAGEPLGRYSGSPRRAEPARSRPTSVAVAYRNKEQAQAIRAATTRHRDLRLVTEGAAALAYLRHTGLLDRYPTVAVIDLGATGLTVTVADYTDNVVLHTERTPTLSGNAIDELIYHHLVDLHYARRGTRPNRTTLTNRGRAAKEHLSLAPVVTIDHVAGQGLELTRPDFEELIGGLLRNIALFSSSVFSRAPKYPDAVAVIGGCANIPCVIDILDSRLDVPVFTVPDPEAVIAKGAALVADAAAPSGLAGGAHTDAPTGTFAKVVGTLVGAVVVVGLVIGYGVQAVTPDAPDVTPAGTSSTVRQSPSPSAPSPSPAPANRESTERTGATVAPPATEAPAPGAPSPGAPTPSAPTSATAPTLRPDPNLPQIPYPESPLGPLDSGSSGGGRQRPSTPNTSPTQAPASSTFPLPTQAPASSTLPLPTRVPTSSTLPVPSATVTDEIPAPPAD is encoded by the coding sequence ATGCGAACATCCCTCGGCATCTCGGCCGGGAACGAGGTGGTGTGCTCGGCATTGGTCGCGACGGGGCCCGCGGGCGAGCAGACTTTCGACTACCGGGTCGTTTCCGCAGATGAGGCACATTCCGATCTCGGAGATCTCGTGTCGTCCTCGATCGAATTGATGACCACCCAGCTGCCGGTGTCACAGGCGGCGATGGCGGGCGAACCGCTGGGGCGCTATTCCGGTAGCCCCCGTCGCGCCGAGCCCGCCCGGTCACGACCGACCAGCGTCGCCGTGGCCTACCGCAACAAGGAACAGGCACAAGCCATTCGGGCCGCCACCACGCGCCACCGTGATCTGCGGCTCGTCACCGAGGGCGCCGCCGCCCTCGCGTACCTGCGCCACACCGGACTGCTCGACCGCTATCCCACCGTCGCCGTGATCGACCTGGGCGCGACCGGGCTCACCGTTACCGTGGCCGATTACACCGACAATGTGGTGCTGCACACCGAACGGACGCCGACCCTGAGCGGCAACGCGATCGACGAGCTGATCTACCACCACCTCGTGGATCTGCACTACGCCCGGCGCGGCACCCGGCCCAACCGCACCACACTGACCAACCGCGGCCGCGCCGCCAAGGAACACCTGTCACTGGCGCCCGTGGTCACCATCGACCATGTGGCAGGTCAGGGACTGGAGCTCACCCGTCCCGATTTCGAGGAGCTCATCGGCGGTCTGCTGCGCAATATCGCGCTGTTCTCGTCGTCGGTGTTCAGCCGCGCGCCGAAATACCCCGACGCCGTCGCCGTGATCGGCGGTTGCGCCAATATCCCGTGTGTCATCGACATTCTCGACTCGCGCCTCGATGTGCCCGTGTTCACGGTGCCCGATCCGGAGGCCGTGATCGCCAAGGGTGCCGCGCTGGTCGCCGACGCCGCGGCACCGTCCGGACTGGCGGGCGGGGCGCACACCGACGCACCGACCGGCACCTTCGCCAAAGTCGTCGGCACCCTGGTCGGCGCGGTGGTGGTGGTCGGACTGGTGATCGGCTACGGCGTGCAGGCGGTCACACCCGACGCCCCCGACGTCACTCCCGCCGGTACGAGCAGCACCGTGCGTCAATCCCCCTCACCATCGGCGCCATCCCCTTCTCCCGCCCCCGCCAATCGCGAGAGCACCGAGCGCACCGGCGCCACCGTGGCCCCGCCCGCGACCGAAGCACCCGCCCCCGGGGCGCCGAGTCCGGGCGCCCCCACCCCCTCCGCGCCCACGTCGGCGACAGCACCCACCCTGCGACCCGACCCGAACCTCCCGCAGATCCCGTACCCCGAGTCCCCCCTCGGTCCCTTGGACAGCGGCTCTTCCGGCGGCGGCAGACAACGCCCGTCCACCCCCAACACTTCCCCCACACAGGCCCCTGCCAGCAGCACTTTCCCCCTCCCCACGCAGGCCCCTGCCAGCAGCACCCTCCCGCTTCCCACGCGGGTCCCCACCAGCAGCACTCTCCCGGTCCCGTCGGCGACCGTGACAGACGAGATCCCCGCACCGCCGGCCGACTGA